In Bacillus sp. Cs-700, one genomic interval encodes:
- the ilvC gene encoding ketol-acid reductoisomerase: protein MAKVYYNGDINEGTLKGKKIAVIGYGSQGHAHALNLRESGFDVTVGLRKGRSWNQAEEDGFAVKTVKDASDEADVIMILLPDEYQPEVYKEEIEPGLRAGNALVFAHGFNVHFNQVVPPSDVDVFLVAPKGPGHLVRRTFEDGAGVPALFGVYQDVSGNAKELALAYAKGIGGARAGVLETSFKEETETDLFGEQAVLCGGLSSLVKAGFETLTEAGYQPEVAYFECLHELKLIVDLMYEDGIAGMRYSISDTAQWGDFVSGPRVVDADTKARMKDILEDIQTGKFAKGWILENKLNRPEFHAINEKEKNHPIEQVGKELRAMMPFVKPKSKKEVVTSAKD from the coding sequence ATGGCAAAAGTATATTATAACGGTGATATCAACGAGGGCACGCTTAAAGGGAAAAAAATCGCGGTAATTGGGTATGGATCTCAAGGTCACGCCCATGCTTTAAATCTTCGTGAAAGCGGATTTGATGTAACGGTTGGCTTAAGAAAAGGACGCTCCTGGAATCAAGCAGAAGAAGATGGCTTTGCAGTAAAAACAGTAAAAGACGCAAGTGATGAAGCCGATGTGATCATGATTCTTCTTCCAGATGAGTATCAGCCGGAAGTATACAAAGAGGAAATCGAGCCGGGTCTTCGTGCTGGTAATGCACTTGTTTTTGCTCATGGCTTTAACGTTCATTTCAACCAGGTTGTTCCTCCATCCGATGTCGATGTTTTCCTTGTTGCTCCTAAAGGACCTGGACACCTTGTAAGAAGAACATTTGAAGATGGTGCAGGGGTTCCGGCTCTATTCGGTGTATATCAGGACGTATCTGGTAACGCAAAAGAACTAGCCCTTGCTTACGCAAAAGGAATTGGCGGTGCTCGTGCAGGTGTTCTTGAAACATCCTTTAAAGAAGAAACCGAAACAGATCTCTTCGGTGAACAGGCCGTTCTTTGCGGCGGATTGTCTTCACTTGTGAAGGCTGGATTTGAAACATTGACAGAAGCTGGCTATCAACCGGAAGTGGCGTACTTTGAATGTTTGCACGAACTAAAGCTTATTGTTGATTTAATGTATGAAGATGGTATTGCTGGAATGCGTTATTCCATCTCTGACACAGCTCAGTGGGGTGACTTTGTATCAGGTCCGCGTGTCGTTGATGCTGATACAAAAGCACGTATGAAAGATATCCTTGAAGATATCCAAACCGGTAAATTTGCGAAGGGCTGGATCCTAGAAAATAAACTAAATCGTCCAGAATTCCACGCGATCAACGAGAAAGAGAAAAATCATCCAATCGAACAAGTAGGGAAAGAGCTTCGTGCGATGATGCCATTTGTGAAACCAAAATCAAAGAAGGAAGTGGTTACCAGTGCAAAAGATTAA
- the ilvB gene encoding acetolactate synthase large subunit yields the protein MRAKAKPEAEAVTAEMTGADVLIHSLKKENVEVLFGYPGGAVLPIYDALYRSPIKHILSKHEQGSIHAAEGYARVSGKPGVVIATSGPGATNLVTGITDAMMDSLPLVIFTGQVASTVIGTDAFQEADIMGITAPITKHNYQVRDVQDLPRIIKEAFHIATTGRPGPVLVDIPKDVANKTISPDYDSTIHLPGYQPTFSPNILQIKKLADAVGAAKKPVILAGAGVLHANAGKELVAFSEKHHIPVINTLLGLGSYPGNHPLFLGMGGMHGTYTANMALYECDLLISIGARFDDRLTGNLDHFAIHATVAHIDVDPAEIGKNVPTQIPIVSDAREALKKLLEIESPLPDTEEWRKKLTQNSEDFPLWKKVSTTEFLPQRVVELVHEYTKGDAIITTDVGQHQMWAAQYYAFADANRWVTSGGLGTMGFGFPSAIGAQLAFPEQTVVSLTGDGGFQMTLQELSTLQELNLPVKVVIMNNQTLGMVRQWQEAFYEERYSQSLIPVQPDFVKLGEAYGIKSFKVTNEEEAKAVFEEAFSHREPVLIDCRVSGKENVYPMIAPGKGLHQMIGVKP from the coding sequence ATGCGGGCGAAGGCAAAACCAGAAGCCGAAGCGGTAACAGCGGAAATGACCGGGGCAGATGTATTAATCCATTCTTTAAAAAAAGAAAATGTTGAAGTTCTCTTCGGGTATCCAGGAGGAGCAGTACTTCCAATCTATGATGCATTATATCGATCACCGATTAAGCACATTCTTTCAAAGCATGAACAGGGCTCAATTCATGCGGCTGAAGGCTACGCAAGAGTGAGCGGAAAGCCGGGCGTTGTCATTGCCACTTCAGGACCTGGTGCGACTAATCTTGTAACAGGAATAACGGATGCAATGATGGATTCCCTGCCACTTGTAATCTTTACAGGTCAGGTGGCCAGTACGGTAATCGGAACAGATGCTTTTCAAGAAGCGGATATTATGGGGATTACGGCACCAATCACCAAACATAATTACCAGGTGCGTGATGTTCAGGACCTACCAAGAATTATTAAAGAAGCGTTCCATATTGCAACAACGGGGCGTCCCGGTCCCGTTCTCGTTGATATCCCTAAGGATGTGGCGAACAAAACCATTTCACCCGACTATGATTCTACTATCCATTTACCAGGCTATCAGCCAACCTTTTCGCCTAACATTTTGCAAATTAAGAAACTAGCAGATGCGGTTGGTGCAGCAAAAAAGCCGGTGATCTTAGCCGGAGCAGGTGTCCTTCATGCGAATGCGGGAAAAGAACTCGTTGCTTTTTCTGAGAAACATCATATTCCAGTGATTAATACATTGCTTGGCCTTGGAAGTTATCCTGGCAATCATCCACTATTCCTGGGGATGGGAGGCATGCACGGAACGTACACAGCGAACATGGCTCTATATGAATGTGACTTGTTAATTAGTATTGGGGCACGGTTTGACGATCGATTAACTGGTAACCTTGATCATTTTGCTATTCATGCAACGGTGGCTCATATCGACGTTGATCCTGCCGAAATCGGGAAAAACGTTCCAACGCAAATTCCAATCGTATCTGATGCTAGAGAGGCATTGAAGAAACTTCTAGAGATTGAATCACCTCTTCCTGATACAGAAGAATGGCGTAAGAAGCTAACACAAAATAGTGAAGATTTTCCGCTGTGGAAGAAAGTATCAACCACTGAATTTCTCCCACAGCGCGTCGTAGAACTCGTACACGAATATACGAAGGGTGATGCGATTATTACGACCGATGTCGGTCAGCATCAGATGTGGGCAGCCCAATATTATGCATTTGCGGATGCAAATCGATGGGTAACATCAGGAGGACTTGGCACAATGGGATTTGGCTTCCCTTCCGCTATAGGAGCCCAGCTTGCCTTTCCAGAACAAACGGTTGTTTCACTAACAGGTGACGGTGGATTCCAAATGACGTTGCAGGAGCTTTCCACACTTCAAGAACTTAATCTTCCTGTAAAAGTGGTCATTATGAATAACCAGACGCTTGGAATGGTAAGACAGTGGCAGGAAGCTTTCTACGAGGAACGCTATTCCCAGTCACTAATCCCTGTACAGCCTGATTTTGTAAAGCTAGGTGAGGCGTATGGAATTAAATCATTTAAAGTTACGAATGAAGAAGAAGCGAAAGCTGTTTTTGAAGAAGCCTTTTCTCACCGCGAGCCGGTCTTAATCGATTGTCGCGTCAGTGGAAAGGAAAATGTCTATCCAATGATTGCCCCTGGTAAAGGGCTGCATCAGATGATTGGGGTGAAACCATGA
- the ilvA gene encoding threonine ammonia-lyase, with the protein MNDVGNYQEKYNVHVVEAMENLLEAVHRTPLQQSTTLNGFTNKDVFLKMENLQRTGSFKLRGAYNKVASLTEIEAARGIVAASAGNHAQGVALSAKERGIKAKIYMPIHTPTSKIEATRSYGAEVVLEGESYNEAFSGADRERVEKGATFVHAFDDPVVMAGQGTVALEMMQQCPDLETILVPVGGGGLLAGMALAIKSFFPHVKIIGIQASEASATWNRFKGTGPLVLQSVKSIADGISVKEAGKRTYPIIEELVDDMMTVSEEEIAAAIVFMLERHKTLVEGAGAASVAAVLCKSSRLEGSKIGAVVSGGNADLEKLALYKQLSERAKTIRRIS; encoded by the coding sequence GTGAATGACGTTGGGAATTACCAGGAGAAATATAACGTTCATGTCGTAGAAGCAATGGAGAATTTGCTGGAGGCGGTTCATCGTACCCCGCTTCAGCAATCTACAACGCTCAATGGATTTACAAATAAAGATGTCTTCTTAAAGATGGAGAACCTCCAGCGAACGGGGTCGTTTAAATTACGCGGTGCTTACAATAAGGTTGCCTCTCTAACGGAAATCGAAGCCGCTAGAGGAATCGTTGCCGCTTCAGCAGGTAACCATGCTCAGGGAGTAGCGCTATCTGCGAAGGAGCGAGGCATCAAGGCAAAGATTTATATGCCGATTCATACGCCAACAAGTAAAATTGAAGCGACTCGATCTTATGGCGCAGAGGTTGTCCTTGAAGGCGAATCCTATAACGAAGCGTTTAGTGGAGCCGATCGAGAGCGTGTTGAAAAAGGGGCAACATTTGTTCATGCGTTTGACGATCCTGTTGTGATGGCAGGACAAGGAACCGTTGCACTTGAAATGATGCAACAATGTCCTGACTTAGAGACGATTCTTGTTCCCGTTGGAGGTGGAGGATTATTAGCAGGAATGGCGCTAGCAATAAAGTCGTTCTTTCCTCACGTCAAAATCATTGGAATCCAGGCTTCGGAAGCATCTGCGACATGGAATCGATTTAAAGGTACTGGTCCTCTCGTTCTTCAATCAGTGAAATCGATTGCTGATGGTATCTCTGTGAAGGAAGCAGGAAAACGAACGTATCCGATTATCGAAGAACTCGTTGACGATATGATGACTGTTTCTGAAGAAGAAATCGCTGCTGCAATCGTCTTTATGCTTGAAAGACATAAGACACTTGTTGAAGGCGCTGGTGCGGCATCTGTCGCTGCTGTCTTGTGTAAATCAAGCCGGTTGGAAGGTAGCAAAATTGGGGCTGTTGTGAGTGGAGGAAATGCTGATCTTGAGAAATTAGCTCTCTACAAACAACTTTCTGAGCGAGCAAAAACCATCAGGCGAATCAGCTGA
- a CDS encoding 2-isopropylmalate synthase, translating into MQKINVFDTTLRDGEQSAGVNLNALEKLEIAKQLERLGVDIMEAGFPAASKGDFQGVKNIAETVRNVSVTGLARANMKDIDAAWEALKGGADPRLHVFLATSPIHMTHKLKKTPEEVVETAVGAVKYAKKFFPKVQWSAEDACRSDRIFLARIIKEVIDAGASVINIPDTVGYRSPQEYGELFTYLRNNVPNIEGVDLSAHCHNDLGMAVANSLAAIECGATQIEGTINGIGERAGNAAIEEVAVALRIRNDFYQAETGLKLDEIKRTSNLVSKLTGMAVPGNKAVVGANAFAHESGIHQDGVLKEKTTYEIISPQLIGVQSNSLVLGKHSGRHAFRDKVKELGFELDEAKINEAFADFKDLADKKKQVTEDDLFALLTDIQTDEFVDKYEIHSIQVQYGTANIPTATISIEKPDGTMIQQAGTGSGSVEAIYNTLEEMMPGTLQLQDYRINSVGGGRDALAEVHVRVMYNGIESNGRGTAQDVLESSAIAYLNAVNRVLARESYQVKKQAHV; encoded by the coding sequence GTGCAAAAGATTAATGTATTCGATACAACGCTTCGTGACGGAGAGCAGTCAGCCGGAGTCAATCTGAATGCATTAGAAAAACTGGAAATCGCAAAGCAACTTGAACGTCTTGGGGTAGACATCATGGAAGCAGGCTTTCCTGCTGCTTCCAAAGGTGATTTCCAAGGTGTGAAAAACATTGCTGAAACCGTAAGAAATGTTTCTGTAACAGGTCTTGCGAGAGCTAACATGAAAGACATTGATGCAGCCTGGGAAGCCCTTAAAGGTGGTGCCGATCCAAGACTCCATGTTTTTCTAGCCACTTCCCCGATTCATATGACTCATAAGCTGAAGAAAACGCCAGAAGAAGTTGTAGAAACGGCTGTTGGTGCAGTGAAATACGCGAAGAAATTCTTTCCGAAAGTGCAGTGGTCGGCTGAAGATGCTTGTCGATCTGATCGAATTTTTCTAGCCAGAATTATTAAAGAAGTGATCGATGCTGGTGCATCTGTCATTAATATCCCAGACACAGTCGGATATAGAAGTCCACAGGAATATGGGGAGCTTTTCACGTATTTGCGAAACAATGTTCCGAACATTGAAGGTGTTGATTTATCTGCTCATTGCCATAACGACCTTGGCATGGCGGTAGCAAATTCCCTAGCTGCAATTGAATGTGGAGCAACTCAAATAGAAGGAACGATTAATGGTATTGGAGAGCGGGCTGGTAATGCTGCTATTGAAGAAGTAGCCGTTGCGCTTCGAATCCGCAATGACTTTTACCAGGCAGAAACAGGTTTGAAACTAGATGAAATTAAGCGCACAAGCAACCTTGTTAGTAAACTTACTGGCATGGCAGTGCCAGGAAATAAAGCGGTAGTTGGTGCAAATGCATTTGCTCATGAATCTGGTATTCACCAGGACGGTGTATTAAAAGAGAAAACGACCTATGAAATTATTAGCCCACAATTAATTGGAGTACAGTCCAATAGTCTTGTTCTTGGAAAACATTCTGGTCGACATGCCTTCAGAGATAAAGTGAAGGAGCTTGGTTTTGAACTAGATGAAGCGAAGATTAATGAAGCTTTTGCTGATTTTAAAGATTTGGCTGACAAGAAAAAGCAAGTAACAGAAGATGATCTGTTCGCACTATTAACGGACATTCAAACAGATGAATTTGTTGATAAATATGAGATTCATAGCATTCAAGTTCAATATGGAACAGCAAATATTCCAACGGCTACGATTTCAATCGAGAAGCCGGATGGAACGATGATTCAGCAAGCTGGAACAGGTTCAGGTAGTGTGGAAGCCATTTATAACACGCTTGAAGAAATGATGCCAGGCACGCTTCAACTTCAAGATTATCGCATTAATTCGGTTGGCGGTGGCAGAGATGCTCTTGCTGAAGTTCATGTTCGTGTGATGTACAACGGAATTGAATCGAATGGTCGAGGCACTGCTCAAGATGTTCTGGAGTCATCAGCAATTGCTTACTTAAACGCAGTGAATCGCGTTCTTGCTCGAGAAAGCTATCAAGTTAAAAAACAAGCGCACGTCTAA
- the leuC gene encoding 3-isopropylmalate dehydratase large subunit — protein MEPKTIIEKIWDKHVVHEEEGSPDLLYIDLHLVHEVTSPQAFEGLRMNNRRVRRPDLTFATMDHNVPTIARHIINDPVSKVQMEKLEENCNEFGVEIADINHPDQGIVHVIGPELGLTQPGKTIVCGDSHTSTHGAFGALAFGIGTSEVEHVLSTQTLWQSRPKTIEIRVNGRLGAGVTAKDLILAVIAKFGVNAGTGAVVEYTGEAIRNMSMEERMTVCNMSIEAGAKAGLISPDETTFSYLKGKRHVPANEAFNEAVAEWKELATDPGATYDEVLEIGAEEIEPQVTWGTNPSMGSSVYARVPFPEDYEDPGDQKAIKQALAYMDLKPGTQIQNIAIQYVFIGSCTNSRLSDLRAAAEIVRGRKVHEGVTALVVPGSKSVKDAAEAEGLDTIFKEAGFEWREAGCSMCLAMNDDIVPPGERCASTSNRNFEGRQGNGSRTHLVSPAMAAAAAIEGRFTDARKIKPLVM, from the coding sequence GTGGAGCCAAAAACAATTATTGAGAAAATTTGGGATAAACATGTTGTGCATGAAGAAGAGGGTAGCCCGGATCTCCTGTATATAGATTTACATCTTGTACATGAAGTTACTTCTCCGCAGGCCTTTGAAGGTCTGCGGATGAACAATAGACGTGTCAGAAGACCGGATTTAACCTTTGCTACGATGGATCATAACGTGCCTACGATTGCACGCCACATTATTAATGACCCAGTATCTAAGGTGCAAATGGAGAAGTTAGAAGAGAATTGCAACGAGTTCGGTGTAGAAATTGCAGATATAAATCATCCAGATCAGGGAATTGTTCACGTCATCGGTCCTGAGCTTGGGTTAACTCAGCCAGGAAAAACAATTGTTTGTGGAGATAGCCATACTTCAACACATGGTGCGTTTGGTGCTCTAGCCTTTGGAATCGGAACAAGCGAAGTAGAGCATGTTCTTTCAACACAAACGCTCTGGCAATCGCGTCCGAAAACCATTGAAATACGCGTGAACGGCCGTCTTGGTGCTGGAGTAACAGCTAAAGACTTAATTCTTGCCGTTATTGCCAAGTTTGGTGTGAATGCAGGGACGGGTGCAGTTGTTGAGTATACGGGTGAAGCGATTCGAAACATGTCAATGGAAGAGCGGATGACCGTTTGTAATATGTCCATTGAAGCTGGTGCAAAAGCAGGACTTATTAGTCCTGATGAAACGACTTTCTCCTATTTAAAAGGGAAGAGACATGTTCCAGCAAACGAAGCGTTCAATGAAGCAGTCGCTGAGTGGAAAGAGCTTGCAACTGATCCAGGTGCAACATATGATGAAGTGCTTGAAATTGGCGCTGAAGAAATTGAACCACAAGTGACATGGGGAACGAATCCTTCGATGGGCTCTTCTGTCTATGCTCGAGTTCCTTTCCCAGAAGATTATGAAGATCCAGGTGATCAAAAAGCGATCAAACAGGCCCTTGCTTACATGGATCTTAAACCAGGTACGCAGATTCAAAACATTGCGATTCAATATGTCTTTATCGGATCTTGTACGAATTCACGATTAAGTGATTTGCGAGCTGCGGCTGAAATTGTTCGCGGTCGAAAAGTTCATGAAGGTGTAACGGCGCTCGTAGTACCTGGTTCTAAATCAGTGAAGGATGCGGCTGAAGCAGAAGGGTTAGATACGATTTTCAAAGAAGCTGGATTTGAGTGGCGAGAAGCAGGATGTAGCATGTGTCTTGCGATGAATGATGATATTGTTCCTCCGGGAGAGCGCTGCGCGTCGACCTCTAATCGGAATTTTGAAGGTCGCCAGGGCAACGGTTCCCGAACACACCTTGTAAGCCCAGCGATGGCTGCAGCTGCAGCTATTGAAGGACGATTTACTGATGCTAGAAAAATAAAACCACTTGTGATGTAA
- the leuB gene encoding 3-isopropylmalate dehydrogenase produces MKRKVAVLPGDGIGKEVMEGTMKVLNAVADRFGHTFEFHFARIGGAAIDQEGMPLPEETVNICKKSDAVLLGAVGGPKWENLAGHLRPERGLLGIRKELGLFANLRPVTAFDSLIDASPLKPDRIKGVDMLIVRELTGGLYFGTPSERRNDGKEVVDTLHYTRDEIERIVDQGFEAAQKRNKKLTSVDKANVLESSRMWREVVEEKALAYPDVEVEHMLVDAAAMKMVQNPAHFDVIVTENLFGDILSDEASMITGSLGMLPSASLRSDGFGMYEPVHGSAPDIAGKNIANPLAMMLSGAMMLKYSFDMNEEADAIEKAVKEVLDAGYYTSDLTSNPTKALGTDAMIKKVIYQLEEAGATAGIMEAYA; encoded by the coding sequence ATGAAGAGAAAAGTTGCGGTATTACCAGGTGACGGGATTGGTAAAGAAGTAATGGAAGGAACGATGAAAGTTCTGAATGCCGTGGCAGATCGATTTGGCCATACGTTTGAATTTCACTTTGCAAGAATCGGAGGGGCGGCCATTGATCAAGAGGGGATGCCATTACCTGAAGAGACTGTAAACATCTGTAAGAAAAGTGATGCGGTTCTTCTTGGTGCAGTCGGTGGGCCGAAATGGGAAAACCTTGCTGGTCACCTTCGTCCTGAACGAGGTCTTCTTGGAATTCGTAAAGAGCTAGGCTTGTTTGCAAACCTTCGTCCTGTAACGGCATTTGACAGTTTAATTGATGCTTCTCCTCTTAAACCCGACCGAATCAAAGGCGTAGATATGCTGATTGTTCGTGAATTAACAGGTGGATTGTATTTTGGTACGCCAAGCGAGCGTCGAAATGATGGGAAAGAAGTCGTCGATACCCTTCATTATACAAGGGATGAAATTGAGCGAATTGTTGATCAGGGCTTTGAAGCAGCCCAGAAGCGAAATAAGAAGCTAACAAGCGTCGATAAGGCGAACGTTCTCGAATCAAGCCGAATGTGGCGAGAAGTTGTGGAAGAGAAAGCACTCGCTTATCCGGATGTTGAAGTGGAACACATGCTTGTCGATGCAGCTGCAATGAAGATGGTTCAAAACCCGGCCCATTTTGATGTGATTGTAACTGAAAATCTTTTTGGCGACATTTTAAGCGATGAAGCATCCATGATTACAGGATCACTTGGCATGCTACCGTCAGCAAGTCTTCGCAGTGATGGATTTGGCATGTATGAGCCCGTTCACGGTTCAGCACCAGATATCGCTGGAAAGAACATTGCGAATCCACTTGCGATGATGCTATCGGGAGCGATGATGCTCAAATATTCATTTGATATGAATGAAGAAGCCGATGCGATTGAAAAGGCAGTGAAGGAAGTTCTTGATGCCGGCTACTACACAAGTGATTTAACAAGTAACCCAACAAAAGCACTTGGAACAGATGCAATGATTAAGAAAGTGATTTATCAATTAGAAGAAGCCGGTGCTACGGCAGGCATCATGGAAGCGTACGCTTAA
- the ilvN gene encoding acetolactate synthase small subunit, with amino-acid sequence MKRIVTATVINQSGVLNRITGLMTKRQFNIESITVGHTEKEGVSKMTFVVNVDDNAKIEQLIKQLNKQVDVLKVTDITDQAIVVRELALIKVISNAQIRSEISGIIEPFRASIIDVSRESITVQVTGNSDKIEAILDLLRPYGIKEMVRTGITAFPRGSQKSVTDLKQYSILN; translated from the coding sequence ATGAAACGAATTGTAACCGCAACGGTCATTAACCAAAGTGGGGTGCTAAATCGCATCACAGGACTCATGACAAAGCGGCAATTTAACATTGAAAGCATTACGGTTGGTCATACCGAAAAAGAAGGAGTTTCAAAAATGACCTTTGTCGTTAATGTCGACGACAATGCCAAAATTGAGCAGCTCATCAAGCAGCTCAATAAGCAAGTCGATGTGTTGAAAGTAACTGATATAACGGACCAGGCGATTGTGGTCCGGGAGTTAGCCTTAATTAAGGTCATTAGTAATGCTCAAATACGAAGTGAAATTTCCGGCATAATTGAACCGTTTCGGGCTTCGATTATTGATGTAAGTCGTGAAAGCATCACGGTTCAGGTAACAGGTAATTCCGATAAGATTGAAGCAATCTTAGATCTTCTCAGGCCATATGGCATAAAGGAAATGGTTCGAACAGGCATCACGGCTTTCCCTCGCGGAAGTCAAAAATCTGTAACAGATTTGAAGCAATATTCCATCTTAAATTAA
- the leuD gene encoding 3-isopropylmalate dehydratase small subunit produces MEPINEYKGIVYPLEQVNVDTDQIIPKQFLKRIERKGFGQFLFYNWRFDDDGKPREDFSLNEAQYQHASILVAGKNFGCGSSREHAPWALLDYGFRVIIATSFADIFYNNCVKNGILPIALDQEVIAELFQKAKDGYELQVDLRKQEVRDGDSIHASFKIDPYWKEMLLNGWDEVSRTLSLEEKIKLYEEKQLVGE; encoded by the coding sequence CTGGAACCGATTAATGAATACAAAGGGATTGTTTATCCCCTTGAACAAGTGAACGTCGATACCGATCAAATTATTCCAAAGCAGTTTTTGAAAAGAATTGAGCGAAAAGGCTTTGGCCAATTTCTTTTCTATAACTGGCGCTTTGATGATGATGGAAAGCCTCGTGAAGATTTCAGCTTAAATGAGGCGCAATATCAGCATGCCTCTATTCTCGTAGCTGGTAAAAACTTTGGGTGTGGATCATCAAGAGAACACGCGCCATGGGCTCTGCTTGATTATGGTTTTCGCGTCATCATTGCGACAAGTTTTGCTGACATTTTTTATAATAACTGTGTAAAAAATGGTATTCTTCCGATTGCGCTTGATCAAGAAGTTATCGCTGAGCTTTTTCAAAAGGCAAAAGACGGATACGAACTTCAAGTCGACTTGCGAAAACAAGAAGTTCGTGATGGAGATAGCATTCATGCTTCTTTCAAAATTGATCCTTATTGGAAAGAAATGCTGCTAAATGGTTGGGATGAAGTATCTCGTACGTTGTCCCTTGAAGAAAAGATTAAATTGTATGAAGAAAAACAACTTGTAGGAGAGTGA